From a region of the Streptomyces sp. B21-083 genome:
- a CDS encoding VOC family protein: MAIAKFDSVVLDCPDPGALAAFYAGLLGGTPEVEEDWVDLRIPDGPQLAFQAAPGHVPPQWPSTDASQQFHLDVTVADLDAAEREVLALGAKPLDTEDRDRSFRVYADPAGHPFCLCAG, translated from the coding sequence ATGGCCATCGCCAAGTTCGACAGTGTCGTCCTGGACTGTCCGGACCCCGGCGCCCTCGCCGCCTTCTACGCCGGGCTGCTGGGCGGCACACCCGAGGTCGAGGAGGACTGGGTCGACCTGCGGATCCCGGACGGGCCGCAGCTGGCCTTCCAGGCCGCTCCCGGCCACGTACCCCCGCAGTGGCCGTCCACCGACGCCTCGCAGCAGTTCCATCTGGACGTGACCGTGGCCGACCTGGACGCGGCCGAGCGGGAGGTGCTCGCGCTGGGCGCGAAGCCGCTGGACACGGAGGACCGGGACCGCTCGTTCAGGGTTTACGCGGACCCGGCCGGGCACCCGTTCTGCCTCTGCGCGGGATGA
- a CDS encoding VOC family protein, whose protein sequence is MTPIARFRTVVVDCPEPRALARFYARVVGGTPADEDPEWVVLQVPGGPRLAFQQAPGYSPPEWPRADHGSQQFHLDLDAGSTWAELDTAEEAVLALGARPLDSDDQDGKRDFRVYADPAGHPFCLCRVEHA, encoded by the coding sequence ATGACACCCATAGCCCGTTTCCGTACCGTCGTCGTCGACTGTCCCGAGCCGCGCGCGCTGGCCCGCTTCTACGCCCGGGTCGTCGGGGGTACGCCCGCGGACGAGGACCCCGAGTGGGTCGTCCTCCAGGTTCCCGGCGGCCCGCGCCTCGCCTTCCAGCAGGCGCCCGGGTACTCCCCGCCCGAGTGGCCGCGGGCCGACCACGGCTCCCAGCAGTTCCATCTCGACCTGGACGCCGGCTCCACCTGGGCGGAGCTGGACACGGCCGAGGAGGCGGTCCTCGCGCTGGGCGCCCGCCCGCTGGATTCGGACGACCAGGACGGCAAGCGGGACTTCCGTGTGTACGCCGATCCGGCGGGGCATCCGTTCTGCCTCTGCCGGGTCGAGCACGCCTGA
- a CDS encoding UDP-glucose dehydrogenase family protein: MALKITVIGTGYLGATHAAAMAELGFEVLALDVVEEKIDLLRQGRAPMYEPGLDELLRKHVAGIEGSTGRLRFTMDWAEVAAFGDIHFVCVNTPQKHGEYASDMSYVDAAIESLAPHLTAPALVVGKSTVPVGSADRLARTIAGLAPAGADAELAWNPEFLREGFAVQDTLHPDRLVVGVRSERAEKLLREVYATPIEEGTPFVVTDFPTAELVKTSANSFLATKISFINAMAEVCEAADGDVAKLAEAIGYDDRIGKKFLRAGIGFGGGCLPKDIRAFMARAGELGADQALTFLREIDSINMRQRGQMVELARQALGGGPFLGKRVAVLGATFKPDSDDVRDSPALNVAGQIHLQGGQVTVYDPKGMDNARRVFPTLAYADTALDAVRGADAVLHLTEWREFRELDPAALGEAVAHRLVLDGRNALDPELWRRAGWTYRAMGRPTA; encoded by the coding sequence ATGGCTCTCAAGATCACCGTGATCGGCACCGGATACCTCGGCGCCACCCACGCCGCCGCCATGGCCGAACTCGGTTTCGAAGTGCTGGCACTGGATGTGGTCGAGGAGAAGATCGACCTGCTGCGGCAAGGCCGGGCTCCCATGTACGAGCCCGGGCTCGACGAGCTGCTGCGCAAGCACGTCGCCGGGATCGAGGGTTCCACCGGGCGGCTGCGCTTCACCATGGACTGGGCCGAGGTCGCCGCCTTCGGCGACATCCACTTCGTCTGTGTGAACACCCCGCAGAAGCACGGCGAGTACGCCAGCGACATGTCGTACGTCGACGCCGCGATCGAGTCCCTCGCCCCGCACCTGACCGCCCCCGCCCTCGTCGTCGGCAAGTCGACCGTGCCCGTCGGCTCGGCGGACCGGCTCGCCCGCACGATCGCCGGACTGGCGCCGGCCGGCGCGGATGCCGAGCTGGCCTGGAACCCGGAGTTCCTGCGCGAGGGCTTCGCCGTCCAGGACACGCTGCACCCCGACCGGCTCGTGGTCGGCGTACGGAGCGAGCGGGCCGAGAAGCTGCTGCGCGAGGTGTACGCCACGCCGATCGAGGAGGGGACGCCGTTCGTCGTCACCGACTTCCCGACCGCCGAGCTGGTGAAGACCTCCGCGAACTCCTTCCTCGCCACCAAGATCTCGTTCATCAACGCCATGGCCGAGGTCTGCGAGGCCGCCGACGGGGATGTGGCGAAGCTCGCCGAGGCGATCGGGTACGACGACCGGATCGGCAAGAAGTTCCTGCGGGCCGGGATCGGCTTCGGCGGCGGCTGTCTGCCCAAGGACATCCGGGCGTTCATGGCGCGCGCCGGGGAGCTGGGCGCCGACCAGGCGCTGACCTTCCTGCGCGAGATCGACTCGATCAACATGCGTCAGCGCGGCCAGATGGTGGAGCTGGCCCGGCAGGCGCTGGGCGGCGGCCCGTTCCTCGGGAAGCGGGTCGCGGTGCTCGGCGCCACCTTCAAGCCCGACTCGGACGACGTCCGCGACTCGCCGGCTCTCAACGTCGCCGGGCAGATCCACCTCCAGGGCGGCCAGGTGACGGTGTACGACCCGAAGGGCATGGACAACGCACGACGGGTCTTCCCGACGCTCGCGTACGCCGACACGGCCCTGGACGCGGTCCGGGGCGCCGACGCCGTACTGCACCTGACGGAGTGGCGGGAGTTCCGCGAGCTGGACCCGGCGGCGCTGGGCGAGGCGGTGGCCCACCGGCTCGTGCTGGACGGGCGCAACGCCCTCGACCCGGAGCTGTGGCGGCGGGCCGGGTGGACGTACCGGGCCATGGGGCGCCCTACCGCCTGA
- a CDS encoding cupredoxin domain-containing protein — translation MKRTDETGGAGERAPRRGSPAGNRSLLIAGLGAAFAAVLSLGLLQAASGSTTTPTSDSAAGAAQAPAAVAAAAAEVQPAVAAAPDHQVDIMNYKFGDGAQLVVKVGETVRWTNHDSVPHTVTTTKGPKKFDSGTLAQGDSWSYTFTTAGTYEYYCAVHPDMVGSVKVVADDSGSTGGSTGGSTGGSTGGSTGGSTGGSSGGSSGGSTGGSSGGSTGGTSGGSTGGSTGGSGSSGGGSTGGSSGTGGSTSGGSSGGSTGGSGGGDGSGEQCASVQDVLLPILQHINAAHLERSPGQQVQDALALDSYIKLHTVWIETILTPAVNGGGTVVDETLSVLLNHINKAHLEESPGQQITDLLDVDSYAKMHTVWAEHLLAPTEDFLTGSC, via the coding sequence TTGAAACGCACCGACGAAACCGGTGGGGCCGGCGAGCGCGCACCGCGCCGCGGGTCGCCCGCCGGGAACCGGTCCCTATTGATCGCGGGGCTCGGCGCGGCCTTCGCCGCCGTGCTCAGTCTGGGACTGCTCCAGGCGGCCTCCGGCAGCACCACGACCCCCACCTCGGACTCGGCAGCGGGCGCGGCTCAGGCGCCCGCAGCCGTGGCGGCCGCGGCCGCCGAGGTACAGCCGGCCGTCGCGGCGGCACCCGACCACCAGGTCGACATCATGAACTACAAGTTCGGCGACGGCGCGCAACTGGTCGTCAAGGTCGGCGAGACCGTGCGCTGGACGAACCACGACAGCGTCCCGCACACGGTCACCACCACCAAGGGCCCGAAGAAGTTCGACTCGGGCACGCTCGCGCAGGGCGACTCCTGGTCGTACACCTTCACCACGGCGGGGACGTACGAGTACTACTGCGCGGTCCACCCGGACATGGTCGGATCGGTGAAGGTCGTCGCGGACGACAGCGGCTCGACGGGCGGTTCGACCGGTGGTTCGACCGGTGGTTCGACCGGTGGTTCGACAGGCGGGTCCACGGGTGGCTCCTCGGGTGGCTCCTCGGGTGGCTCCACCGGCGGGTCCTCAGGTGGCTCCACCGGCGGTACGTCGGGCGGGTCGACGGGCGGCTCGACGGGCGGCTCGGGTTCGAGCGGCGGCGGCAGCACCGGTGGCAGTAGCGGCACCGGCGGCAGCACCTCGGGCGGCTCGTCCGGTGGCAGCACCGGCGGTTCCGGGGGCGGCGACGGCAGCGGTGAGCAGTGCGCCAGCGTCCAGGACGTGCTCCTGCCGATCCTCCAGCACATCAACGCCGCGCACCTGGAGCGGTCTCCGGGCCAGCAGGTGCAGGACGCGCTCGCGCTGGACTCGTACATCAAGCTGCACACGGTGTGGATCGAGACGATCCTGACGCCCGCCGTCAACGGCGGCGGAACGGTTGTCGACGAAACGCTCAGTGTCCTGCTGAACCACATCAACAAGGCACACCTGGAGGAGTCGCCCGGGCAGCAGATCACCGATCTGCTCGACGTCGACAGCTACGCCAAGATGCACACGGTCTGGGCCGAGCACCTGCTCGCACCCACCGAGGACTTCCTCACCGGCAGCTGCTGA
- a CDS encoding copper resistance CopC/CopD family protein, with protein sequence MTRGRTLRVLFPLLLGALIYGLVGAPPAAAHTELVSSTPKNGARLAKAPDHLVLTFDEPVDLTDVRAMTPDGDRLPVTRPPHGGDDTVRIATAGPANGTLFVVWSVVDMEDGHASSGRLSFTIGTTAGTAAAHGAQSPQGAPDRGDEATAPTPSPLVRKGLVAARWAGYLALAVFVGGLAFVALLWPRGAETPRARALLSLAWVCGLVSTVAGIGLQGAYVSFGGLRDALRPASYTEVLTTEPGVALAARGLLWVLAAVVLSALLQGGASTSRSPGWRVGALAVALGLLRTTGMRGHSSEGSEPAWGAVADLVHLLGAALWIGGLVMLTVAVLPRRRPVELASVVPGYSRLAAVSVAAIVGAGLVLAWQVVGSYDALLHTSYGHLLLVKTAVLGTVLVAAQGSRQWVRTRLDLAVLLRGDAATVRPFGYSVAAETGLVLVVLAVTSLLVTADPGQ encoded by the coding sequence GTGACCCGCGGCCGTACCCTCCGCGTCCTCTTCCCTCTCCTCCTCGGCGCCCTCATCTACGGCCTGGTCGGGGCGCCCCCGGCCGCGGCCCACACCGAGCTGGTCAGCTCCACCCCGAAGAACGGCGCACGGCTCGCGAAGGCCCCCGACCACCTCGTCCTCACCTTCGACGAGCCCGTCGACCTCACCGACGTCCGCGCCATGACCCCCGACGGCGACCGGCTCCCGGTGACCCGCCCACCGCACGGCGGCGACGACACCGTGCGGATAGCCACCGCTGGACCGGCGAACGGCACGCTCTTCGTCGTCTGGTCCGTCGTCGACATGGAGGACGGCCACGCCTCCTCCGGCCGGCTCTCCTTCACCATCGGCACGACGGCTGGCACCGCGGCCGCCCATGGCGCCCAGAGCCCCCAGGGCGCCCCGGACCGCGGCGACGAGGCCACCGCGCCCACCCCCTCGCCCCTGGTGCGGAAGGGCCTCGTCGCCGCTCGCTGGGCCGGGTATCTCGCGCTGGCCGTGTTCGTCGGCGGGCTCGCCTTCGTCGCGCTGCTGTGGCCGCGCGGCGCGGAGACACCCCGGGCGCGGGCGCTGCTCTCGCTGGCGTGGGTGTGCGGGCTGGTGTCGACGGTCGCGGGCATCGGGCTCCAGGGCGCCTACGTCTCCTTCGGCGGTCTGCGGGACGCGCTGCGCCCGGCCTCGTACACCGAGGTGCTCACCACCGAGCCCGGTGTCGCGCTCGCCGCGCGCGGTCTGCTGTGGGTGCTCGCGGCTGTGGTGCTGAGCGCGCTGCTGCAGGGCGGGGCCAGTACCTCGCGCTCACCCGGCTGGCGCGTGGGCGCCCTCGCGGTGGCTCTCGGGCTGCTGCGGACCACCGGTATGCGAGGGCACAGCTCCGAGGGCAGCGAGCCGGCCTGGGGCGCCGTCGCCGACCTCGTCCATCTGCTCGGGGCCGCACTGTGGATCGGCGGCCTGGTCATGCTGACGGTGGCCGTGCTGCCGCGCCGCCGGCCCGTCGAACTGGCGTCGGTGGTGCCCGGTTACTCGCGGCTCGCCGCCGTCTCGGTCGCCGCGATCGTCGGCGCCGGGCTGGTGCTCGCCTGGCAGGTCGTGGGGTCGTACGACGCCCTGCTGCACACCTCGTACGGGCACCTGCTGCTGGTCAAGACCGCCGTCCTCGGGACCGTCCTGGTGGCCGCCCAGGGCAGCCGTCAGTGGGTGCGCACCCGCCTCGATCTCGCCGTGCTGCTGCGCGGCGACGCCGCCACCGTGCGGCCCTTCGGTTACTCGGTCGCGGCCGAGACGGGGCTCGTCCTCGTCGTACTCGCCGTGACGAGTCTGCTGGTCACTGCCGATCCCGGCCAGTGA
- a CDS encoding DUF397 domain-containing protein yields MQNGTDLYGLDIDGASFVKACGGNTHPDGESCVTLARIGDGLRAVGDSKRPEAQPLRFTTGELDSAGIDPARFGLNV; encoded by the coding sequence ATGCAGAACGGAACCGACCTGTACGGGCTCGACATCGACGGAGCCTCGTTCGTGAAGGCGTGCGGGGGAAACACCCACCCCGACGGCGAGTCGTGCGTGACCCTGGCCCGGATCGGTGACGGCCTCCGGGCGGTCGGTGACAGCAAGCGGCCGGAGGCACAGCCGCTGCGGTTCACCACTGGGGAGCTGGACTCGGCCGGTATCGACCCGGCGCGCTTCGGCCTGAACGTCTGA
- a CDS encoding dipeptidase, which yields MADLQDELRTTAEVGKPDPSAATPVPAPESDEHPDEHPDEPPGDATDAELALALLRDPDADPLDRAHALLAANPVADGYSGLPWALRHLPWYDLELGESAVDTDVPRMRRGHVGALFWALHLPEGLAGDRAVGATLEQLDLVKTVARSHPEGLRLTGTAGQVTDARNCGRVAVVLGPAAAAALDDSIGILRVLHSLGLRVLTLAGTSWASEAGLTRFGEEVVREMNRLGVLADLSGASPATISRAVTISKAPVLCTRSAARALRPHPANLPDATLAELGAARGLCLVPLTAEQAGPSVRDVADHLDHVRAVAGPECVGLSGTYDAGSAHPQELGDASCYPNLIAELLRRGWTEPDLTLLTWGNVQRVLRSADFTAKAAQQRREPSTARIAELDG from the coding sequence ATGGCCGACCTGCAGGACGAACTGCGCACCACAGCCGAGGTCGGGAAACCCGACCCGTCGGCCGCCACGCCCGTCCCCGCGCCGGAGTCCGACGAGCACCCCGACGAGCACCCCGACGAGCCACCCGGCGACGCCACGGACGCGGAGCTCGCGCTCGCCCTCCTCCGCGACCCGGACGCCGATCCCCTCGACCGCGCCCACGCCCTCCTCGCCGCGAACCCCGTCGCCGACGGCTACAGCGGGCTGCCCTGGGCGTTGCGCCACCTGCCCTGGTACGACCTGGAGCTCGGTGAGAGCGCCGTCGACACCGACGTGCCCCGGATGCGACGCGGCCACGTTGGCGCACTGTTCTGGGCGCTGCACCTGCCGGAGGGCCTCGCCGGTGACCGTGCCGTGGGCGCCACCCTGGAACAGCTCGACCTGGTCAAGACGGTGGCCCGGAGCCACCCCGAGGGCCTGCGGCTCACCGGCACCGCCGGGCAGGTCACCGACGCGCGCAACTGCGGTCGGGTCGCCGTCGTCCTCGGGCCCGCCGCCGCGGCCGCCCTCGACGACTCGATCGGCATCCTGCGAGTCCTGCACTCCCTGGGCCTGCGCGTGCTCACCCTCGCCGGGACGTCCTGGGCGAGCGAGGCCGGGCTGACCCGGTTCGGCGAGGAGGTGGTCCGCGAGATGAACCGGCTCGGCGTGCTGGCCGACCTCTCGGGCGCCTCCCCGGCCACCATCAGCCGTGCCGTGACGATCTCCAAGGCGCCGGTCCTGTGCACCCGCTCCGCCGCCCGCGCCCTGCGTCCCCACCCCGCCAACCTCCCCGACGCGACGCTCGCCGAGCTGGGCGCGGCCAGAGGCCTGTGCCTGGTGCCGCTGACGGCGGAGCAGGCCGGGCCGTCCGTCCGTGACGTCGCCGACCATCTCGACCACGTCCGTGCGGTGGCGGGCCCGGAGTGTGTCGGGCTGTCCGGCACCTACGACGCCGGCAGCGCACACCCGCAGGAACTCGGCGACGCCTCCTGCTACCCGAACCTGATCGCCGAACTCCTGCGCCGAGGCTGGACCGAGCCCGACCTCACCCTTCTCACCTGGGGGAACGTCCAACGCGTGCTGCGCAGCGCCGACTTCACGGCCAAGGCGGCCCAGCAGCGCCGCGAGCCGTCGACGGCACGGATCGCGGAGCTGGACGGCTGA
- a CDS encoding acyl-CoA dehydrogenase yields the protein MAGSADFDLYRPSEEHDMLRDAIRSLAEAKILPYAAAVDEEARFPQEAHDALVANDLHAVHVPESYGGAGADALATVIVIEEVARVCASSSLIPAVNKLGSLPVILSGSEELKKRYMTPLAKGDGMFSYCLSEPDAGSDAAGMKTRAVRDGDFYVLNGVKRWITNAGESEYYTVMAVTDPTKRSKGISAFVVEKSDEGVSFGAPEKKLGIKGSPTREVYLDNVRIPADRMIGEEGTGFATAMKTLDHTRITIAAQALGIAQGALDYAKGYVKERKQFGKPIADFQGIQFMLADMAMKIEAARALTYQAAAKSERGDKDLTFQGAAAKCFASDVAMEVTTDAVQLLGGYGYTRDYPVERMMRDAKITQIYEGTNQVQRIVMARNLP from the coding sequence TTGGCCGGATCGGCTGATTTCGACCTGTACCGCCCGTCGGAGGAGCACGACATGCTCCGCGACGCGATCCGCTCCCTGGCCGAGGCGAAGATCTTGCCGTACGCCGCCGCAGTGGACGAGGAAGCCCGCTTCCCCCAGGAGGCGCACGACGCGCTGGTGGCCAACGACCTGCACGCGGTGCACGTACCCGAGTCGTACGGCGGCGCCGGCGCCGACGCGCTGGCCACGGTGATCGTGATCGAGGAGGTCGCACGGGTGTGCGCGTCCTCGTCCCTGATCCCGGCGGTCAACAAGCTCGGCTCCCTCCCCGTCATCCTGTCCGGCTCGGAGGAGCTGAAGAAGAGGTACATGACACCGCTCGCCAAGGGCGACGGCATGTTCTCCTACTGCCTCTCGGAGCCCGACGCGGGCTCGGACGCGGCCGGTATGAAGACGAGGGCGGTCCGCGACGGCGACTTCTACGTCCTCAACGGCGTGAAGCGCTGGATCACCAACGCGGGCGAGTCCGAGTACTACACGGTGATGGCCGTGACCGACCCCACCAAGCGCAGCAAGGGCATCTCCGCGTTCGTCGTCGAGAAGTCCGACGAGGGCGTCTCCTTCGGCGCCCCGGAGAAGAAGCTCGGTATCAAGGGCAGCCCGACCCGTGAGGTCTACCTCGACAACGTGCGCATCCCGGCCGACCGCATGATCGGCGAGGAGGGCACCGGCTTCGCCACCGCCATGAAGACCCTGGACCACACCCGCATCACGATCGCCGCGCAGGCGCTGGGCATCGCGCAGGGCGCCCTCGACTACGCCAAGGGGTACGTCAAGGAGCGCAAGCAGTTCGGCAAGCCGATCGCCGACTTCCAGGGCATCCAGTTCATGCTCGCCGACATGGCCATGAAGATCGAGGCCGCCCGCGCCCTGACCTACCAGGCCGCGGCGAAGTCCGAGCGCGGCGACAAGGACCTCACCTTCCAGGGCGCGGCGGCGAAGTGCTTCGCGTCGGACGTGGCGATGGAGGTCACCACGGACGCGGTCCAGCTGCTCGGCGGTTACGGCTACACGCGCGACTACCCGGTGGAGAGGATGATGCGCGACGCCAAGATCACGCAGATCTACGAGGGCACGAACCAGGTCCAGCGGATCGTGATGGCGAGGAACCTGCCGTAG
- a CDS encoding DUF7848 domain-containing protein, whose amino-acid sequence MRGRKARRLALVTFKVPPECPHCGWKATPTDDSAPVDVACMNHTGRSGHAGFRRVRTSFAMVVRAE is encoded by the coding sequence ATGCGCGGGCGGAAAGCTCGAAGGCTGGCGCTGGTGACTTTCAAAGTCCCGCCCGAGTGCCCGCACTGCGGCTGGAAGGCCACTCCTACGGATGACTCGGCGCCCGTCGACGTGGCGTGCATGAACCACACCGGCCGGTCCGGGCACGCCGGTTTCCGACGCGTCAGAACCTCGTTCGCCATGGTCGTTCGAGCCGAGTAA
- a CDS encoding CGNR zinc finger domain-containing protein, translating to MSEIGSAPGGLALVEALVNTRGLESGRDALNAAEGRAAFGIAEITERELAAVKELRESLRAVCLAHAGHPPHEAVTPLGQLLSRAPLLVTVDERDGSARLTAAEEGPLLSRVAAAVAEALTDGTWLRLKACELPECHWAYYDRSPAQRRRWCSMAGCGARAKMRRYRAK from the coding sequence ATGAGCGAGATCGGGTCCGCGCCCGGAGGGCTGGCCCTCGTGGAGGCACTGGTGAACACCAGAGGCCTGGAATCGGGCCGGGACGCGCTGAACGCCGCCGAGGGGCGTGCCGCGTTCGGCATCGCGGAGATCACCGAACGGGAACTGGCCGCCGTCAAGGAACTGCGCGAGTCCCTGCGTGCCGTCTGCCTCGCGCACGCCGGGCATCCACCGCACGAGGCCGTCACACCCCTGGGCCAACTGCTGTCCCGCGCCCCGCTGTTGGTGACCGTCGACGAACGGGACGGCTCGGCCCGCCTGACCGCCGCCGAGGAGGGCCCGCTGCTCTCCCGCGTGGCGGCGGCCGTCGCCGAGGCGCTCACCGACGGCACCTGGCTGCGCCTCAAGGCCTGCGAACTGCCCGAGTGCCACTGGGCGTACTACGACCGCAGCCCCGCCCAGCGCCGGCGCTGGTGCTCCATGGCGGGGTGCGGGGCACGCGCGAAGATGCGGCGGTACCGCGCCAAGTAG
- a CDS encoding DUF6879 family protein — MPSSVPSFAELLGQCERSAVHLELRDSYASTDRFEAWKRGERINWEDRESWWHPYDQLITDTVARGVAIRRARVVSEPVSDYIRWEHDVTRANVTAGEEVRWLPRRRATSIALPGNDFWLFDDALLRVHHFSGDGVVVEDEIRADPGAVKLCSTAFEAVWERAIPHHLYEI; from the coding sequence ATGCCGTCGAGCGTGCCCAGCTTCGCTGAGCTGCTTGGTCAGTGCGAGCGGTCCGCCGTCCACCTGGAACTGCGCGACTCCTATGCCTCCACGGACCGATTCGAGGCGTGGAAGCGGGGTGAACGGATCAATTGGGAGGACCGCGAATCCTGGTGGCACCCCTACGACCAGTTGATCACGGACACCGTGGCCCGGGGCGTGGCGATCCGCCGAGCCCGAGTGGTCTCCGAGCCGGTTTCGGACTACATCCGGTGGGAACATGACGTCACCCGTGCCAATGTCACGGCGGGTGAGGAAGTTCGCTGGCTGCCACGGCGACGGGCCACGAGTATCGCGCTGCCGGGCAACGACTTCTGGCTGTTCGATGACGCGCTGCTCCGGGTACACCACTTCTCTGGCGACGGTGTGGTGGTGGAGGATGAGATCAGGGCGGACCCTGGTGCTGTGAAGCTGTGCTCCACCGCCTTCGAAGCAGTCTGGGAGCGAGCGATCCCGCACCACCTGTACGAGATCTGA
- a CDS encoding DUF5753 domain-containing protein, whose amino-acid sequence MDTMTEVFDRTANTEWQDHWSSRRIGLDKKQNELAGLEAVSTEFRFFLLSMITGLLATPEYVRASIADVSGDQSKTIIKKLERQQVLYDDSKSFTFILTEQAVRWPLLPPMAMAIQLDRLASVSRLPNVHLGVIPLGGHIPERPLNTFTLYDRRLATVETGTGVLILRDHRDVTAYLRDFETYERYAVFGDACRALLADWAVIFTRQHQ is encoded by the coding sequence ATGGACACAATGACCGAGGTCTTCGACAGGACAGCCAACACGGAATGGCAAGATCACTGGTCTTCTCGTCGTATAGGCCTGGACAAGAAACAGAACGAGCTGGCTGGACTCGAAGCGGTCTCGACAGAGTTTCGATTCTTCCTACTCTCGATGATCACCGGGCTTCTCGCCACACCCGAATACGTGCGCGCGAGCATTGCCGACGTTTCTGGTGACCAGTCGAAGACCATTATAAAGAAGCTAGAACGGCAACAAGTTCTTTACGACGACTCGAAGTCGTTCACCTTCATTCTGACCGAGCAAGCGGTCAGGTGGCCGCTGCTGCCCCCAATGGCTATGGCCATCCAACTCGACCGACTTGCATCCGTCTCTCGCCTTCCGAACGTCCACCTAGGGGTGATCCCATTGGGCGGGCACATTCCAGAGAGACCGCTAAACACATTCACGCTCTATGACCGCCGCCTGGCCACTGTGGAAACCGGCACAGGCGTCCTGATATTGCGTGACCACAGAGACGTGACGGCTTATCTCAGGGACTTCGAAACTTACGAGCGATACGCGGTGTTTGGCGACGCCTGCCGGGCCCTTTTGGCCGACTGGGCCGTGATATTTACCCGACAACACCAATAA
- a CDS encoding cupredoxin domain-containing protein produces MSTAGRPVQPLYRAALRVVLAVLALVALLSAAPGQASAATYRVTMQGYAFAPATLSVPAGSTVTWTNQDTAPHDVKTTSGPVQIHSPMLNKGESWSFTFTTAGSYAYYCTVHPNMTAGIAVQAAAPAPSAAPTHSHTHTEPTSGSGSEHHGTGAGAGPGTGTGTGMTQSTASTGRTSTHTAPVTASAAAPKAPGRASPAPTAPAASPVTEAAPQAQSAAAVGSARPLDPLLLLTGIVAGTAVLCLLLVGSRAAAPRERGEADA; encoded by the coding sequence GTGAGTACGGCAGGGAGGCCGGTCCAGCCGCTGTACCGGGCCGCCCTCCGCGTCGTACTCGCCGTACTCGCCCTCGTCGCACTTCTGTCGGCCGCGCCCGGGCAGGCATCGGCGGCCACCTACCGGGTCACCATGCAGGGGTACGCCTTCGCCCCGGCGACCCTCAGCGTCCCCGCCGGCTCCACGGTGACCTGGACCAACCAGGACACGGCCCCGCACGACGTGAAGACCACCTCGGGCCCGGTCCAGATCCACTCCCCCATGCTGAACAAGGGCGAAAGCTGGAGCTTCACCTTCACGACAGCGGGTTCGTACGCCTACTACTGCACCGTCCATCCGAACATGACGGCCGGAATCGCGGTACAGGCGGCGGCGCCCGCGCCATCGGCGGCCCCGACGCACTCCCACACGCACACGGAACCCACCTCGGGCTCGGGATCGGAGCACCACGGGACCGGGGCGGGGGCTGGGCCCGGGACCGGGACCGGGACCGGTATGACCCAGTCGACGGCATCGACCGGCCGCACATCGACACACACAGCTCCGGTCACGGCCTCGGCAGCGGCGCCGAAAGCCCCCGGCCGGGCCTCCCCGGCACCAACAGCACCAGCCGCCTCGCCGGTCACCGAGGCGGCTCCCCAGGCTCAGTCCGCCGCCGCCGTCGGCTCGGCACGGCCACTGGACCCGTTGCTCCTCCTGACGGGGATCGTCGCCGGGACCGCCGTCCTGTGCCTGCTGCTGGTGGGGTCGCGGGCCGCCGCTCCGCGCGAGAGGGGCGAAGCCGACGCCTAG